TCGAACCAAACAAACTTATAATAGCTTGCAGAGTAGACAAAGGAGCTTGCAATTCTGCCTCATGGCTGAAAATGGGAAGTAAAATATTTTTGTAAGGGCGCAAAGGGGTGTTGTGCTGCACAACTACTGTGGGCGTTTCGGCATTAAAAATAAGTTTGAGCGCATTGCTCCCGGTTATAAACTGCAGATCCTTTTTACCATGTGTTGCCATGAAGGTTAGATCCACACTTTTATTTTTTAACCAGTCTTTGAGTCCTTGAATCAAATTGAGGGTTGAAACTACTGGCTTGAATGAAATGTTTTTATCGAAGTTTGCAATATTTGTTATCTGTTCAACACTCTTTTTTTCGGCCCATTCGCTATCTTCGGTGCTGTTAATTCCATGTAAGGAGATTACTTCTGCTTTGCAAAGTGAGGCGATCTGATAGCAATGACATGCAGCCAAATTGGATGCTAAAGTATAGTCGGTAAGTAACAATAATCGTTTTAAAGACATAATAAATAAGTTTAATCGTTCAATTCAAAGGCTCGCTCACCATGAAGTGCAGCATCCATACCCTGATCCTCTTCTCGCTCTGATACTCTTGCACCACCAGTAATGAACGCACATATTTTAAATACAATGAAGGTGGCTATAGCCGAATAAGCAACTGTTACCAATACGGCTACCAATTGCGTCCATACCTGAGAAGGATTTCCATAAAGAAGTCCTGCAGCTTTGTTTACCGCAGGATTTGCAAATACACCTGTAGCTATTGCACCAAATATTCCAACCATTCCATGCAAACCAAAAGCATCAAGCGTATCATCATATCTGATAAGTTTTTTTAGCTTAACCACGCAGAAATAACCTACCAACCCCGAACCTAAGCCAATGGCAGCCGCGCCCGCCACATCAACAAACCCGGCAGCAGGAGTTATGCCTACCAACCCGGCAATAACACCTGAAGCAATGCCTATAATAGAGTGCTTACGCGAATCGACCCACTCAATCAACAGCCACGACATGCCTCCAATACAAGCCGCAACATTGGTCACCAAAAACGCATTTGCTGCAATGGCATCAGCTGCAAGTTGGCTGCCGGCATTAAATCCAAACCAACCAAACCACAAAAGTGCCGAGCCAAGTATGGTTAGTTTTAGTGATGATGGCTTAGCTTTTTCAGAAACAAAATCCCTTCTTTTTCCAAGCATAAATAAGAGCACCAGTCCGGCCACACCGGCATTGATATGAATTACGGTTCCTCCGGCAAAATCGAGCTCACCGTGGCCACTCAAAAAGCCACCTCCCCAAATCCAGTGAGCAACAGGACAATATACTAAACCAGTCCAAAGAAATGTGAAAATAATCCATGTCGAGAATTTAATTCGTTCAATGATTGATCCGCTCACAATAGCAATAGTAATTGCAGCAAATGTTCCCTGAAAGGCAACAAACAGCAATGTTGGTATAGTGTTCGACACATCATTAACACTAATTTCTTTAAGTAAAATATTGCTAAAACTACCTATAATAGAATCCTTACTGCCGAAAACCATACTATAACCCACTGTAATCCAAACGATAGTTGCCGAACAGAAGGCCACATAGCTCATTCCAATAGTATTTAAGACGCTACGGGTACGTGTGAGCCCTCCATAAAACAAGGCAAGCCCGGCAGGTGTCATCAACATCACAAGTGCTGTAGCAACCAACATCCATGCTGTATCGCCACTATTAATTTCATTCCCTGCAAATAATAAAAAGGGGTGAAAAATTATTAAAAAAATTAATCCTGATTTCTTGAACTTGGTCATAGTTTCTTTTTATGGCATTGAAAAAACATAATTACCTTATAAAGAGCAATTCGCGGTATTTTGGTAGCGTCCAATGTTCGTTATCAACTACTCCTTCAAGCATATCAACATTTGCCCGTATCTTCTCGAAGTATGGAATAACTTTGTTGGCATAAGTTGAGGCTTTTTCAAATGCATCTTCCATAGCCCTGGCTTCCATTAATTCATGCTTTAGTCCAACAAGGTCTTTACTTACCTTTTCGGCCAAATAGGCTATTGGAGAAACCATTTTATCTACCAGGTGTTTTGCCTGAGCTTCTAATCCCATGCTTTTCATGTTATTGTGAACTTCACTCATCCTGTTGATGGTTTTATATGCTGCAGGAAGAATAAAGCTGTGGCTCATTTCGAGGAAGAGATTGGCTTCAATATCAACTTTGTTTGTGTAGTTCTCGAGTAAAACATCGCATCTGCTTTCCAATTCTTTTGAACTAAAAACCTGTTGACGTTTAAAGACCTGAATTGACTTTTCGGTCAACAAAGATTTTAAAGCTGAGGGTGTATTTTTATTATTACTTAGTCCGCGTTTCTTTGCTTCTTCTTCCCATTCTTTAGAATACCCATTACCATTAAAAACGATGCGGTTAACAGCATCTTTGTAACTCTGCAACACTTTTATAATATTGGCTTTTTGGTCGGTATTATTTAAACTGAGTTTGTCTACTTCCGATTTGAAAATTACCAGTTGATCTGCAATTATTGTATTTAACACCGTGATAGGAGCCCCACAATGCGCAGAGGCACCCACAGCACGAAATTCAAAACGATTGTCGGTAAATGGGAATGGAGATGTTCTGTTTCTATCTGTTTGGTCTTTGGTTATATGAGGAATTTTGGTTAGACCAAGATCCATCATCTCTGCTTTGTCTTCCATTTGAGCGGCTAACCCATCAGTCCAGAAATTATCAAGCACCTGCTGCAATATGGATCCTGTATATACCGAGATAATTGCCGGTGGCGCTTCATTGGCGCCAAGACGATGATCGTTACCCGCAGTGGCAATACTTGCTCTAAGTATATCACCATTATCATGAATAGCTTTAATGATATTGATAAAAAATGTAAGGAAAAGCAAATTGGAGCCTGGAGAATTGCCCGGAGAAAGAATATTTTTTCCTGTGCTTGTTGACATGGACCAATTGCAATGTTTTCCGCTTCCGTTAAGGCCGGCAAAAGGCTTCTCGTTGAATAGGATTCTGAATTTATGTTTCACCGCAGTCTTTTCCATTATCACACGAATTAGTTGATTGTGGTCTACTGCAACATTTGATTCTTCAAACATGGGTGCGCACTCATATTGCCCGGGAGCTACTTCATTATGTCTTGTAAGAATTGGTATTCCAAGTTTTAGACTTTCAAATTCAAAATCCTTCATAAATTCTTCCACACGCTCAGGTATGGCAGCAAAATAATGATCATCTAGCTGTTGGCCTTTGGCCGGTTTTCCTCCAAAAATTGTTCTGCCGGTTAGCAAAAGATCGGGACGCGCATTGTAAAACCGCTCATCAACAAGGAAGTATTCTTGTTCCCAACCCAGGGTTGAAAAAACGTGACCTATGCTTTCGTCAAAATATTTGCAGACTTCAGTGGCCGCCTTGTTCAAAGCATGATTTGATTTTAATAAAGGCGTTTTGTAGTCCAGCGCTTCACCGGTAAATGAAATAAATACTGCCGGAACATAAAGTGTCTTTCCTAATTTTGTTTCCAAAATAAATGCCGGTGATGACGGATCCCAAATGGTGTATGCTCTTGCTGAATGTGTTGCCCTTAATCCTCCTGAAGGAAAACTGGAGCCATCAGTTTCGCGCTTTACCAATTCGCCCGCAGTAAGGCTTTCAATGCCCTTTATCTCTGGGTTGATGGTAGGTTTATAAAATGCATCATGTTTTTCGGCAGGGGAATCGGTAAGAGGTTGAAACCAATGTGAAAAATGAGTAACCCCTTTTTCCATTGCCCATTTTATCATTGCCTCGGCCATTTGCTCAACAGTAGATGCTTCTATTGGTTTTTGCTGCAGCGTTACTCCCCTCATTTTCTGATATACTTCATCGGAAACATAAGCTTTAAGCGTTCGCATATTGAAGATGTTTTCACCAAACAGATCAGAAATTTTTCTTGAACCGGATGAATTGGAGTGAGTCATCGTTTCGGCATCGACCCCAGAGTTAACAGTGTTAGTTTGATTCATTTTAAAATTGATTAATAGATATTATGTACAGTTTAATTAAATTTACGTTTGATGAATTCAGTAATTTTATTTAATGTTATGTATCGAAATTTGTCAATAGAAAATTTTCTACTTTAAGTTAAATTTTACGAATAAAAGTTTGTTGAATCAACGTTAAGGCCTTAAGTAGAAAAGTCGTGGGCAAACATAAATAAAATTCTAATTTTCAATAAACATTTTTTTCGACAAAAGGTCAAACCATGCCATTACAAATGAAAGGAAAGTACTAACACTACAAACGTTTAAACAATTCGCAATTAAACAACAATAGATTGTTCAAAGTTAAACCCAAATTATGCAGTAGAAGTTGATCTAAAAGCCGAGCTATCTGTATTAATTGAGTTAATCGTTATGTAATTGATAATTTCACTTGCATAATACCATTAGCTATTATACAACAGGCTAACGCGATTTCTCCCTCTCCTTTGGAGAGGGTTGGGGTAAGGTAAGAAAAGCAACTGTTTTATAAAAGCTAATGGTATAATTTGTGTTAAAAGTAATTGCAAACTGACGTATACACTCATAGTTAAACAATCGCAAAAACAAAAATTGCTTTACTATTACACCTAAGCAATTTAGCACGCCCCCCCAGCAAAGCCACTCAATTATGACGACACCCCATGCCGGTGTCGCTGAACACCCCGTTAGAGTATACGGGGCAGGCCTAATAGACAAAAGCCCCTCGTTTGCTGCGATGCCGGGGGGGCTTTCGTCTATACGGCTAAATGTTACGTGCTGGCGTTTCTGTCAATTTAGGTTTCTGTATTCAATTGGAGTCTTCCCTGTCTTTTGTTTAAAAAGTTTGCTGAAATATTGAGGGTACTCAAATCCTAATGAATAAGCAATTTCTCCAACACTGTTGTCGGAGTTTATCAAAATATTTTTGGCTTCTTCAATAAGGTAGTAATGAATATGGTCTTGTGCATTCATTCCTGTTTCCTTTTTGAGCAGGTCACTTAAATAACTGGCAGATAAATGTATGTTGTCAGCTAAATATTTTACTGTCGGCAAACCAGTTTCTTTCAACTGTTCCGATTTGAAGTAGGATTTTAATAATTTCTCTACCTGCGCAATTGTGTTTGAATTACTACTTTTTCTAGTAATAAATTGTCTGCCGTAGTAGCGTGAACAATAATTGAGAAGTAATTCAATATTTGAAACTATAAGGGTTTGGCTGTGATTGTCAATATTTTCTTGTAATTCCGTTGCAATTTTTTGCACACAGTCATATAAAGTTTGTTTTTCTTTTTCAGATAAATGCAAGGCCTCAGCAGTTTCGTATGAAAAAAAAGTGTATTCATTCATTTTTTCACCTAACGATGTACCACGAAGTAAATCTGGATGAAAGAACAAACCCCAACCCATCATATCGTCTCTCTTCTCAATCTCACTGTCCATTGTAACCACTTGCTTTGGCGCAATGCAAACCAAACTTCCATCCTGAAAATCATAAGATTGTCTTCCATACCGTATTTTATTGGCGCAATAGTTTTTAAACATAATGGAATAGAAATCAGTACTAATCCTTGTACCTTCTTCTACGTATTCATCTACTTTACTAAAATCAACCACTGCAACCAATGGGTGATTAGTTTTGTTTTGCACAAAGTGGTTGATTTCGGATATGCTATGTAATTGAATAATTGGTTTCATTTTATACTTGGCTCATTACAATTTTATCAAATAATCTATCCCCTAAATAAATTCTCATCCAAACCATTGGTTTTGCATATAGCCCAACTCTATATCTTGTTTTTGGTTTTCGTTCATTTATAATTTTACTCACAGTGTTGGAAATTACAATAGGTTTTGAACCCTTTCCGCTATCAAACAATTTTTTAGTCGCAGCTACTAGTTTGTTTGTGATTGTAGCATAAGCTCCTTTTGATGAAAATTTACTTAACTGGTTTAACATAACATCAGCAAACTCGGTTCTAATGATTCCCGGCTCTAAAATAACTACATTTATATTAAATTGTTTAATTTCTAATCTCAAACAATCGCTAAAACCTTCAACTGCATGTTTGCTGGCATGATACCAAGCACCCATTGGTGTGTACATTTTTCCGCCCATGGAAGAAGTGTTAATAATTGTTCCCATTTTTGCTTTACGCATGTATGGAACGACTATTTGTGTAATTGCCGCTAATCCAAACAAATTTACTTCAAATTGTTGTCTGGCTTCTTGGATTGGTACGTCTTCAACAGCACCATACAAACCATATCCTGCATTGTTCCAAAGAACATCGATTTTCCCTTCTTGCTTAATGATCGTGTCCACTGCATTTTGAATGTCACTTGCGTTTGTAACATCCATTTGAATAGGATGCCCACCTAATGTTTTGAGGTCTTGCATTTGGTCAATTCGTCTTGCAACAGTGTAAACTGTATGTCCTTGCTGAATGAGTTCTTTTGCAGTTTCTTTGCCCATTCCTGAACTTGCACCCGTGATTAAAATTATTTTCTTGCTCATTATTTTGAATAGTATTATTACTTAATTGGTGGCTTAATAAAATATTTAATTGCTAGCGAATTTTTTAAGTAATTCTTCAGAAATCATTTTTCCTAATTGGTCGCAGGCCTTTGGACTATCTCCACTAAAAAGTCTGCGATCAATATAAGTGTCTCCTTTAACACCGTCATTAATGACTTTCATACCTTGTTCTTCAAGTTTTTCACATTGGAACCAAGGAAGCATGCCCGGTAAATAACCAAGCATGGGAGATTGCTTATCAAATTTATCTGGAAAAGCGGCCAGTTTGTATCCACTATATGGATGCGGGCCATCTCCATTTTGAACGGTCGCCATAAGGGCGGCAGGCCCGTGGCAAACGGCAACAAGGTATCGGTCAGTATCTTTTACCCAACGAATCAAAGTGCCTACATTTTTATCTTCTGGCAAGCCAACCATGGCACCATGCCCGCCAGGTAGAAACAAAGCAACATAATCAGAATCTTCGTTGAGCTTACCATTCGCAATCATTTCCGAAAGTGATAACGGACGGTCAAACTTGGATTGATTATTTGCAAGAAATGTAATTACTGCAATATCTTTTTTGGGCACCGACCACTGTTCAAGAATTGCAGGCTTACCAGTTGGTGTAACCACATCAAAGTTAAACCCTGCATTTACCAAGTGCATCAGAGGTACTGTTGTCTCCTGTACATTTTGCCCTGTGGAGAACAAAACACCATTAGCCATTTCAAGGTAACGTTCTTCTGTACAAAGGACTAATATTTTTTTATTTCCTGTGTACTTCTTACCTCCGAAGTCTGTGTGCTTATAGCCACTTTTTTTATCTACACCAAGAAAAAGGCCGAGCGGAGATGGGATGTATCCTCTACCGTCCTTCTCTATAGTAGGGGCGATGCCGAGCAAACGCTGAAAGAAGTTTGTTTTTGTTTTATTACTCATTTTTCTTGAATTTATAATGCAAATGTCAGGCTAATGAGTCGTTGTTAGTTAATACAAATTCACGATTGTTGTATACTTTTTATGGATTGTTAGTTTTGTTATTCGATTCGTGGTCGTCTTACGCTTGCACCTAACGTCAGCCTGTGAAATAACCAACTTGCCCACAGCTGCACGTTAACAACATGTGGTAAAAATAAAAATTGCAACGACACTGCTGACGGACCTTCAAAAATAAATAAATACACATTACATAGCAGAAGGCTGCCGGTATCAAATGAAAATATCAAGTTTAGATTGCAACATCGATGTTGAAAATGTTGTACGCTTTATTGATGCATTTGTAAGCAAGCGCGATTTAGTAAAATTGAAATTTGAAAAGAGTTCTTGTTGTCGTGGTATTTTAATCTACAATTGGCATAAATCGTATATGGTCATAGTTATGAAATCGCTTCGATCGCCAAAATTTTCAAAAGTGGGTTTTTTCACATCTTGACGCACGGTTGGCAGCTACAAGAAGTTGGCGATTTCGAAGCACAAAACTGTCTGTTAGCACCGCACTTGCTACGAAGCACAAATCTTCATTTAACCACTGAACCGCCAATTTCTTGTAGGTGCTGTTATGCGTTTGCCCTTCTTTTCTCATTGTCTGGAATGATTTGCTTTTATGTTGTCTGTTGCAAGACGCACTGTTTCTTCAATTCGTTTTTGTCTTGTATCGTCTTTCTTAGCGTTGAGTATCCATTCAAGTATTCCCCGTTTTGATGAACGTGGAAATTTCACCCAATTTGCAAATGCAATTTTGTTTTTTGAGAATTGTGCTTGTAAGTCGTCTGGAACGGTAATATTCTCTACATCATCCAATGCTGTCCAAGTCCCATTTTTTTTGGCAATTTCTATCATTTCAAAACCTGCGGATTGCATAAGTCCTTGTTCAATCAGTTTTGCAACTTTCTCTTTGTTAAACTTACTCCAATTGCTTTTAGGGTTTCTCTTCGCAAAGAATTGATAATAACTACTCTCATCCCTTTTGTTTGGTTTGCTGTCTATCCAACCAAAACACAATGCTTCGTCCACCGCTTCTGGGTAATAAATGCTCGGGATGTCTCTCTCTTTTTTGTAAATGATGAGCCAAACAGATTTTTCTGTTTGGCTATTTTTTTCCAACCATTTTCGCCAATCTTTTCGTGTCTTGGCGTGATAAGTATTTATGCCGTTATGTAATTCCAACTTATGTGTTTATTTAATGTCAAATAACATTTTTGCTTCATTCCAACTTATTAACTCCCCCCTATTTATTCGTTTGGATTGAATTTTAGAAGAGAATAACTTAGATTGTTTCATCGCTTCTAAATGTGTTCCATGTCGATAAAACGCATTGATTTCTTCTTCACTAAACCATAGAGTCATTGTATACCAGTGCTTCAAATTCCAGTTGTTGGTTACTTTATACTTTTTGCAATTTGATTGTTTCAACTCACTAATAATTTGTGCGTTAAACTTAAAAAAGGCAACTAATTTAGAATATGACTTCAACTCTATTTTAGTAATTGATATTATCATTTAATTATTGAAGGTTTGGTTTGTATTTCA
The Bacteroidota bacterium DNA segment above includes these coding regions:
- a CDS encoding YdeI/OmpD-associated family protein; its protein translation is MELHNGINTYHAKTRKDWRKWLEKNSQTEKSVWLIIYKKERDIPSIYYPEAVDEALCFGWIDSKPNKRDESSYYQFFAKRNPKSNWSKFNKEKVAKLIEQGLMQSAGFEMIEIAKKNGTWTALDDVENITVPDDLQAQFSKNKIAFANWVKFPRSSKRGILEWILNAKKDDTRQKRIEETVRLATDNIKANHSRQ
- a CDS encoding DJ-1/PfpI family protein, yielding MSNKTKTNFFQRLLGIAPTIEKDGRGYIPSPLGLFLGVDKKSGYKHTDFGGKKYTGNKKILVLCTEERYLEMANGVLFSTGQNVQETTVPLMHLVNAGFNFDVVTPTGKPAILEQWSVPKKDIAVITFLANNQSKFDRPLSLSEMIANGKLNEDSDYVALFLPGGHGAMVGLPEDKNVGTLIRWVKDTDRYLVAVCHGPAALMATVQNGDGPHPYSGYKLAAFPDKFDKQSPMLGYLPGMLPWFQCEKLEEQGMKVINDGVKGDTYIDRRLFSGDSPKACDQLGKMISEELLKKFASN
- a CDS encoding oxidoreductase, whose amino-acid sequence is MSKKIILITGASSGMGKETAKELIQQGHTVYTVARRIDQMQDLKTLGGHPIQMDVTNASDIQNAVDTIIKQEGKIDVLWNNAGYGLYGAVEDVPIQEARQQFEVNLFGLAAITQIVVPYMRKAKMGTIINTSSMGGKMYTPMGAWYHASKHAVEGFSDCLRLEIKQFNINVVILEPGIIRTEFADVMLNQLSKFSSKGAYATITNKLVAATKKLFDSGKGSKPIVISNTVSKIINERKPKTRYRVGLYAKPMVWMRIYLGDRLFDKIVMSQV
- a CDS encoding glutamine synthetase III; translated protein: MNQTNTVNSGVDAETMTHSNSSGSRKISDLFGENIFNMRTLKAYVSDEVYQKMRGVTLQQKPIEASTVEQMAEAMIKWAMEKGVTHFSHWFQPLTDSPAEKHDAFYKPTINPEIKGIESLTAGELVKRETDGSSFPSGGLRATHSARAYTIWDPSSPAFILETKLGKTLYVPAVFISFTGEALDYKTPLLKSNHALNKAATEVCKYFDESIGHVFSTLGWEQEYFLVDERFYNARPDLLLTGRTIFGGKPAKGQQLDDHYFAAIPERVEEFMKDFEFESLKLGIPILTRHNEVAPGQYECAPMFEESNVAVDHNQLIRVIMEKTAVKHKFRILFNEKPFAGLNGSGKHCNWSMSTSTGKNILSPGNSPGSNLLFLTFFINIIKAIHDNGDILRASIATAGNDHRLGANEAPPAIISVYTGSILQQVLDNFWTDGLAAQMEDKAEMMDLGLTKIPHITKDQTDRNRTSPFPFTDNRFEFRAVGASAHCGAPITVLNTIIADQLVIFKSEVDKLSLNNTDQKANIIKVLQSYKDAVNRIVFNGNGYSKEWEEEAKKRGLSNNKNTPSALKSLLTEKSIQVFKRQQVFSSKELESRCDVLLENYTNKVDIEANLFLEMSHSFILPAAYKTINRMSEVHNNMKSMGLEAQAKHLVDKMVSPIAYLAEKVSKDLVGLKHELMEARAMEDAFEKASTYANKVIPYFEKIRANVDMLEGVVDNEHWTLPKYRELLFIR
- a CDS encoding helix-turn-helix transcriptional regulator produces the protein MKPIIQLHSISEINHFVQNKTNHPLVAVVDFSKVDEYVEEGTRISTDFYSIMFKNYCANKIRYGRQSYDFQDGSLVCIAPKQVVTMDSEIEKRDDMMGWGLFFHPDLLRGTSLGEKMNEYTFFSYETAEALHLSEKEKQTLYDCVQKIATELQENIDNHSQTLIVSNIELLLNYCSRYYGRQFITRKSSNSNTIAQVEKLLKSYFKSEQLKETGLPTVKYLADNIHLSASYLSDLLKKETGMNAQDHIHYYLIEEAKNILINSDNSVGEIAYSLGFEYPQYFSKLFKQKTGKTPIEYRNLN
- a CDS encoding ammonium transporter: MTKFKKSGLIFLIIFHPFLLFAGNEINSGDTAWMLVATALVMLMTPAGLALFYGGLTRTRSVLNTIGMSYVAFCSATIVWITVGYSMVFGSKDSIIGSFSNILLKEISVNDVSNTIPTLLFVAFQGTFAAITIAIVSGSIIERIKFSTWIIFTFLWTGLVYCPVAHWIWGGGFLSGHGELDFAGGTVIHINAGVAGLVLLFMLGKRRDFVSEKAKPSSLKLTILGSALLWFGWFGFNAGSQLAADAIAANAFLVTNVAACIGGMSWLLIEWVDSRKHSIIGIASGVIAGLVGITPAAGFVDVAGAAAIGLGSGLVGYFCVVKLKKLIRYDDTLDAFGLHGMVGIFGAIATGVFANPAVNKAAGLLYGNPSQVWTQLVAVLVTVAYSAIATFIVFKICAFITGGARVSEREEDQGMDAALHGERAFELND
- a CDS encoding DUF3291 domain-containing protein; translated protein: MIISITKIELKSYSKLVAFFKFNAQIISELKQSNCKKYKVTNNWNLKHWYTMTLWFSEEEINAFYRHGTHLEAMKQSKLFSSKIQSKRINRGELISWNEAKMLFDIK